In the genome of Kitasatospora cineracea, one region contains:
- a CDS encoding DUF4192 domain-containing protein, producing MTADDRTTTPAPRPGHLPVRLRGPADMAEMLPYLLGFFPDDSIVAVGLQGSGLDQGGVIRIDIPDDPAHWERTAAEAARLLVELSEQRDRRPVQVLLYLCRDPDRGARTPEGGHAVLTRLRPLADALARAFRGEQVAVKESLCVSAGRWWSFLCAGSDCCPPGGTPVREARHPSPLAVAATYAGLAPRGSRKAIVAGLAPVGPPLSEVQRRALEDAGPPFVRELAGPGGRTAAVGRTAGLIAEAMAEFHSGARELDAARTARLLIGMQDKLGRDRAAEYAEPDELGTAQRLWRFLVQRCVDPFEHLAAPPMTLLAWTSWLAGDSATARIVLARALELDPDYTLAQLLYESLNSGIAPESLLRVVRRERTARLRDAPAPRPAAPPPPVDAGADTGGTVPDGPGQGFGHQDPDSGPALPPTGTGPAPERPAPGPARTPVPGPRAEPAPPPEPGEAPDGPGPAEADEPGDGRPTAPPAPSTPADGPPAVACRPDPGRRPRPHRFVPTGIRIRQVRARRGRHTIGD from the coding sequence ATGACCGCAGACGACCGCACCACCACCCCCGCCCCGCGCCCCGGCCACCTCCCGGTCCGGCTGCGCGGCCCCGCCGACATGGCGGAGATGCTCCCCTACCTGCTGGGCTTCTTCCCCGACGACAGCATCGTCGCGGTGGGCCTGCAGGGCAGCGGGCTCGACCAGGGCGGCGTGATCCGGATCGACATCCCGGACGACCCGGCCCACTGGGAGCGCACCGCCGCGGAGGCCGCCCGGCTCCTGGTCGAGCTGTCCGAACAGCGCGACCGCCGCCCCGTCCAAGTCCTGCTGTACCTGTGCCGGGATCCCGACCGGGGCGCCCGCACGCCCGAGGGCGGGCACGCCGTGCTGACGCGGCTCCGCCCGCTGGCCGACGCGCTCGCCCGGGCCTTCCGCGGCGAGCAGGTGGCCGTCAAGGAGTCGCTGTGCGTCTCCGCCGGCCGCTGGTGGTCCTTCCTGTGCGCCGGATCCGACTGCTGCCCGCCGGGCGGCACTCCGGTCCGGGAGGCCCGCCACCCCAGCCCGCTCGCCGTGGCGGCCACCTACGCGGGGCTCGCCCCGCGGGGCAGCCGCAAGGCGATCGTGGCCGGGCTGGCCCCGGTCGGCCCCCCGCTCTCCGAGGTGCAGCGCCGCGCCCTGGAGGACGCCGGTCCGCCCTTCGTCCGCGAACTGGCCGGCCCCGGCGGCCGGACCGCGGCGGTCGGGCGCACCGCCGGGCTGATCGCCGAGGCGATGGCCGAATTCCATTCCGGGGCCCGCGAGTTGGACGCCGCGCGCACCGCCAGGCTGCTGATCGGCATGCAGGACAAGCTCGGCCGGGACCGCGCCGCCGAGTACGCCGAACCGGACGAGCTCGGCACCGCCCAGCGGCTGTGGCGGTTCCTGGTCCAACGCTGCGTCGACCCGTTCGAACACCTCGCCGCCCCGCCGATGACCCTGCTGGCCTGGACGTCCTGGCTGGCGGGGGACTCGGCCACGGCCCGGATCGTGCTGGCCAGGGCACTGGAGCTGGACCCCGACTACACCCTGGCCCAACTCCTCTACGAGTCACTGAACTCCGGCATCGCCCCGGAGTCCCTGCTCCGGGTGGTCCGCCGCGAACGCACCGCCCGCCTGCGGGACGCACCCGCCCCGCGCCCGGCGGCACCCCCGCCGCCGGTCGACGCTGGTGCCGACACCGGAGGAACCGTCCCGGACGGTCCGGGCCAGGGCTTCGGGCACCAGGATCCGGACTCCGGGCCGGCCCTGCCGCCCACCGGAACCGGCCCCGCTCCGGAGCGCCCCGCACCCGGGCCCGCCCGCACCCCCGTGCCCGGGCCGAGGGCGGAACCGGCTCCGCCGCCGGAGCCGGGAGAGGCGCCGGACGGGCCCGGGCCGGCGGAGGCCGACGAGCCGGGCGACGGCCGTCCGACCGCCCCGCCCGCCCCGTCCACCCCTGCCGACGGGCCCCCGGCGGTGGCCTGCCGACCCGATCCGGGGCGGCGTCCGCGCCCCCACCGGTTCGTGCCGACGGGCATCCGCATCCGGCAGGTCCGGGCGCGCCGGGGCCGACACACGATCGGAGACTGA
- a CDS encoding carbohydrate ABC transporter permease, translating to MSAEPTLDKAPGPGSGGAPRPDLPPAKAVRRAFSSPLATALVIAVTVLWTIPTVGLLVTSLRPKGDVVSSGWWEAFVHPDLGLENYRSVLFDNSFGTSGGLMPYLVNSVAIAVPATVFPLVLAAMAAYALAWVRFKGSDTIFFVVFALQVVPLQMSLVPLLRLFSGGAHLGSVTVIPALNLKDSYLPVWLTHTMFALPLAIFLLHNFIAQLPRDLMEAAVVDGASHFKIFRSIVLPLSAPALASFAIFQFLWVWNDLLVALTFAGGNPTVAPITSRLAQLSGSDSSHWELLSAGAFLSMIVPLAVFFALQRYFVRGLLAGSVKG from the coding sequence ATGAGTGCCGAGCCCACCCTCGACAAGGCCCCCGGGCCCGGTTCCGGCGGGGCGCCCCGCCCCGACCTGCCGCCCGCCAAGGCCGTCCGCCGGGCGTTCAGCTCCCCGCTGGCCACCGCCCTGGTGATCGCCGTCACCGTGCTGTGGACCATCCCGACCGTCGGCCTGCTGGTCACCTCGCTGCGCCCGAAGGGGGACGTGGTCTCCAGCGGCTGGTGGGAGGCGTTCGTCCACCCCGACCTCGGGCTGGAGAACTACCGCTCGGTGCTGTTCGACAACTCCTTCGGCACCTCCGGCGGCCTGATGCCGTACCTGGTCAACTCGGTGGCGATCGCCGTCCCCGCGACGGTCTTCCCGCTGGTGCTGGCGGCGATGGCCGCGTACGCGCTGGCCTGGGTGCGGTTCAAGGGCAGCGACACGATCTTCTTCGTGGTCTTCGCGCTCCAGGTGGTGCCGTTGCAGATGTCGCTGGTGCCGCTGCTGCGGCTGTTCTCCGGCGGCGCGCACCTCGGGTCGGTGACGGTGATCCCGGCGCTCAACCTGAAGGACAGCTACCTGCCGGTCTGGCTGACCCACACCATGTTCGCGCTGCCGCTGGCGATCTTCCTGCTGCACAACTTCATCGCCCAGCTGCCGCGCGACCTGATGGAGGCGGCGGTGGTGGACGGGGCCTCGCACTTCAAGATCTTCCGGTCGATCGTGCTGCCGCTGAGCGCCCCGGCGCTGGCCTCGTTCGCCATCTTCCAGTTCCTGTGGGTGTGGAACGACCTGCTGGTGGCGCTCACCTTCGCCGGCGGCAACCCGACCGTCGCCCCGATCACCTCCCGGCTGGCCCAGCTGTCCGGCTCCGACAGCAGCCACTGGGAACTGCTCAGCGCGGGCGCCTTCCTGTCGATGATCGTCCCGCTGGCGGTGTTCTTCGCCCTCCAGCGGTACTTCGTCCGCGGCCTGCTGGCGGGGTCGGTCAAGGGCTGA
- a CDS encoding RecQ family ATP-dependent DNA helicase, translating to MQTRELHPTTPADRAAVRAAAEAVLRDLAGPGAALREDQWKAIEALVVDSRRALVVQRTGWGKSAVYFIATALLRARGAGPTVIVSPLLALMRNQVDSAARAGIRARTINSANPEEWSEIQQEVADGLVDVLLVSPERLNNPDFRDHVLPKLAASTGLLVVDEAHCISDWGHDFRPDYRRLRTMLAELSPGVPVLATTATANARVTADVAEQLGTGAGDEQALVLRGPLDRESLSLAVLPLPDPAHRLAWLADHLPDLPGSGIVYTLTVAAAEEVTEFLRGRGYQVASYSGRTEDAERREAESALLANRVKALVATSALGMGFDKPDLGFVVHLGSPSSPIAYYQQVGRAGRGVDRAEVLLLPGREDEAIWRYFASIGFPAEEQVRRTLDALSEAGRPLSTAALETSVDLRRTRLETMLKVLDVDGAVRRVRGGWEATGEPWQYDAARYAKVARAREAEQQAMREYVATEGCRMEFLRRQLDDPEAAPCGRCDRCTPPRHSAEVSAGALDAARAALGRPGVSFETRRMWPTGMESLGIPLKGRIPATQQAEPGRALGRLSDIGWGGRLRSLLDERSPDGPLPREVLDAMVGVVADWARGPGGWAGPAGSDGQRLDRPVGVVALDSAGRPRLLSDLAGGLASIGRMPLLGRVEYATGEPPHGPRSNSAQRLRSVAGALALSPGLADALAAAPGPVLLVDDLVDSGWTLTVAARLLRQAGATAVLPLVLAVRG from the coding sequence ATGCAGACGCGCGAGCTCCACCCGACCACCCCCGCCGACCGCGCCGCCGTCCGGGCCGCCGCGGAAGCCGTGCTGCGCGACCTCGCCGGCCCCGGCGCGGCCCTGCGCGAGGACCAGTGGAAGGCCATCGAGGCGCTGGTGGTGGACAGCCGCCGCGCCCTGGTCGTGCAGCGCACCGGCTGGGGCAAGTCCGCCGTCTACTTCATCGCCACGGCGCTGCTGCGCGCCCGCGGTGCCGGGCCGACGGTGATCGTCTCCCCGCTGCTCGCCCTGATGCGCAACCAGGTCGACTCGGCCGCCCGGGCCGGCATCCGCGCCCGGACGATCAACTCGGCCAACCCGGAGGAGTGGTCGGAGATCCAGCAGGAGGTCGCCGACGGCCTGGTCGACGTCCTCCTGGTCAGCCCGGAGCGGTTGAACAACCCGGACTTCCGCGACCACGTGCTGCCCAAGCTCGCCGCCTCCACCGGCCTGCTGGTGGTGGACGAGGCCCACTGCATCTCCGACTGGGGCCACGACTTCCGGCCCGACTACCGGCGGCTGCGCACCATGCTGGCCGAGCTCTCCCCCGGCGTCCCGGTGCTGGCGACCACGGCGACCGCGAACGCCCGGGTCACCGCGGACGTCGCGGAGCAGCTCGGCACCGGCGCGGGCGACGAGCAGGCGCTGGTGCTGCGCGGTCCGCTGGACCGGGAGAGCCTCAGCCTGGCGGTGCTGCCGCTGCCCGACCCGGCGCACCGGCTGGCCTGGCTCGCCGACCACCTGCCCGACCTCCCGGGCTCCGGCATCGTGTACACCCTGACGGTGGCCGCCGCCGAGGAGGTCACCGAGTTCCTGCGCGGGCGCGGGTACCAGGTCGCCTCCTACTCGGGGCGGACCGAGGACGCCGAGCGCCGCGAGGCCGAGTCGGCACTGCTGGCCAACCGGGTCAAGGCGCTGGTCGCCACCTCCGCGCTCGGCATGGGCTTCGACAAGCCGGACCTGGGCTTCGTGGTGCACCTCGGCTCGCCGAGCTCCCCGATCGCCTACTACCAGCAGGTCGGCCGGGCCGGCCGCGGGGTGGACCGGGCCGAGGTGCTGCTGCTCCCCGGCCGGGAGGACGAGGCGATCTGGCGGTACTTCGCCTCGATCGGCTTCCCCGCCGAGGAGCAGGTCCGCCGCACGCTGGACGCGCTGTCCGAGGCGGGCCGCCCGCTCTCCACCGCAGCCCTGGAGACCTCGGTCGACCTCCGCCGCACCAGGCTGGAGACCATGCTCAAGGTGCTCGACGTGGACGGCGCGGTCCGCCGGGTGCGCGGCGGCTGGGAGGCCACCGGCGAGCCCTGGCAGTACGACGCCGCGCGGTACGCCAAGGTCGCCCGGGCCCGGGAGGCCGAGCAGCAGGCGATGCGGGAGTACGTGGCCACCGAGGGCTGCCGGATGGAGTTCCTGCGCCGCCAGCTCGACGACCCCGAGGCGGCCCCGTGCGGCCGGTGCGACCGCTGCACCCCGCCCCGGCACTCCGCCGAGGTCTCCGCCGGGGCGCTGGACGCGGCCCGGGCCGCCCTCGGCCGCCCCGGCGTCTCCTTCGAGACCCGGCGGATGTGGCCCACCGGCATGGAGTCCCTGGGCATCCCGCTCAAGGGCCGGATCCCCGCCACCCAGCAGGCCGAGCCGGGGCGCGCCCTGGGCCGGCTGTCCGACATCGGCTGGGGCGGCCGGCTGCGCTCGCTGCTGGACGAGCGCTCCCCGGACGGGCCGCTGCCGCGCGAGGTGCTGGACGCGATGGTCGGGGTGGTGGCGGACTGGGCCCGCGGCCCCGGCGGCTGGGCCGGGCCGGCCGGGTCGGACGGCCAGCGGCTCGACCGCCCGGTCGGGGTCGTCGCGCTCGACTCCGCCGGCCGCCCCCGGCTGCTCTCCGACCTGGCGGGCGGGCTGGCCTCGATCGGGCGGATGCCGCTGCTCGGCCGGGTCGAGTACGCGACCGGGGAGCCGCCGCACGGCCCGCGCAGCAACAGCGCCCAGCGGCTGCGCTCGGTCGCCGGGGCGCTCGCCCTCTCCCCCGGCCTGGCCGACGCGCTGGCCGCCGCGCCCGGCCCGGTCCTGCTGGTCGACGACCTGGTGGATTCGGGCTGGACGCTGACGGTCGCAGCCCGCCTGCTCCGCCAGGCCGGCGCCACCGCGGTGCTCCCGCTCGTCCTCGCCGTCCGGGGGTGA
- a CDS encoding Ig-like domain-containing protein, translating to MGLLAASGLLVAPAAHADTTAVLGNNTTGTATDSGDSNYINTSRFVTGANGGTVNSVSVYVGAVGATPNDQYQVAVYGDVAGKPGPLLGSSASGTLTAHAWNTLPVTATLAPNTPYWLAYNSNGVSAAVNNLNYSTGGQSGYSTGGAAFGTWPSSFGAVSTGSLNYSVYATYTPSGGGTGTPGSGPGNEGPILLVTNSANPYTTYYGEILKAEGLNYYKTADLSTVTAATLNSYDVVLLAENQLTAAQSTMFGTWVNGGGRLVAMRPDKQLAGLLGLTASTDTLADSYLKIDTTAAPGAGLTSDTMGFHGAADKYALNGATAVATLYSDTAVATTNPAVTLRTVGAGQAAAFTFDLAKSVVQTRQGNIAWGGQQRDNVDGIEASEMFFGTGGQLNWNNLDKAQIPIADEQQRLLANLITTMDAAKKPLPKFWYFPRDVKAVVVMTGDDHGIGGTTGRFDGYVAQSPTGCNVANWECVRASSYVYTDDPMTDAQAKAYSDQGFEIGTHVTTNCTPWGTPADLQNIYTTQIGAWKAKYPSLPNPDSTRTHCVEWDDWATQAKTKLANGIRLDTDYYYYPSSFVQDRPGYFNGTGLPMKYADSDGSTINEYQATTQLTDESGQSMPATVNTLLDNAYNTKGYYTVLTANIHTDYAASTASDQVVASAKAHGTPVVSGRQLLNWLDARNGSAFSGMAWNSNALSFSITGGANGLRAMVPLTSSVGTLTGIKQGATAVNYRIETIHGIAYAFFDGNVGSYTATYGMDTTPPTVTGSVPANGATGVAATAPVKASFSEPVQASTVNGTNVTLKTTAGATAVPGTVALDAATNTVTFTPTAALSLSTGYTLSVANVKDLAGNTQAAAYTAAFTTAGAPPQTIGNNAVGTQLDDTDSNHLNGSKITTGAAAIALTSLNVHTGQASAAPNNQFQIAVYSDNAGSPDALLATSSAGTLNANAWSSAPITYTLAPNTTYWLVYNSNGTSSTVNNMHYSSGPAGSGVYSSASVPFGTFPAAFGTAVKDNLVYSLYGTY from the coding sequence GTGGGCCTGCTCGCGGCGAGCGGACTGCTGGTGGCGCCCGCGGCGCACGCGGACACCACCGCCGTCCTCGGCAACAACACCACCGGCACCGCCACCGACTCCGGTGACTCGAACTACATCAACACGTCCCGCTTCGTGACCGGCGCCAACGGCGGCACCGTCAACAGCGTCAGCGTGTACGTCGGCGCCGTCGGCGCCACGCCCAACGACCAGTACCAGGTCGCGGTCTACGGCGACGTGGCCGGCAAGCCCGGCCCGCTGCTCGGCTCCTCCGCCTCCGGCACGCTCACCGCGCACGCCTGGAACACCCTGCCGGTCACCGCGACGCTCGCCCCGAACACGCCGTACTGGCTGGCGTACAACTCCAACGGCGTCTCCGCCGCGGTCAACAACCTGAACTACTCCACCGGCGGCCAGAGCGGCTACTCCACCGGCGGTGCCGCCTTCGGCACCTGGCCCAGCAGCTTCGGCGCCGTCTCCACCGGCTCGCTCAACTACTCGGTCTACGCCACCTACACGCCGTCCGGCGGCGGCACCGGCACCCCCGGCAGCGGTCCCGGCAACGAGGGCCCGATCCTGCTGGTCACCAACTCGGCGAACCCGTACACCACGTACTACGGCGAGATCCTCAAGGCCGAGGGCCTGAACTACTACAAGACCGCCGACCTGAGCACCGTCACCGCCGCCACCCTCAACTCGTACGACGTGGTACTGCTGGCGGAGAACCAGCTGACGGCCGCCCAGAGCACCATGTTCGGCACCTGGGTGAACGGCGGCGGACGACTGGTGGCGATGCGGCCCGACAAGCAGCTCGCCGGGCTGCTCGGCCTCACCGCGAGCACCGACACGCTCGCCGACAGCTACCTGAAGATCGACACCACCGCGGCGCCCGGCGCCGGGCTGACCTCCGACACCATGGGCTTCCACGGCGCCGCCGACAAGTACGCGCTCAACGGCGCCACCGCCGTCGCCACCCTGTACAGCGACACCGCGGTGGCCACCACCAACCCGGCCGTCACGCTGCGCACCGTCGGCGCCGGCCAGGCCGCCGCGTTCACCTTCGACCTCGCCAAGTCCGTCGTGCAGACCCGCCAGGGCAACATCGCCTGGGGCGGCCAGCAGCGCGACAACGTCGACGGCATCGAGGCCAGCGAGATGTTCTTCGGCACCGGCGGACAGCTCAACTGGAACAACCTCGACAAGGCGCAGATCCCGATCGCCGACGAGCAGCAGCGCCTGCTCGCCAACCTGATCACCACCATGGACGCGGCCAAGAAGCCGCTGCCGAAGTTCTGGTACTTCCCGCGGGACGTCAAGGCCGTCGTGGTGATGACCGGCGACGACCACGGCATCGGCGGCACCACGGGCCGCTTCGACGGCTACGTCGCGCAGAGCCCGACCGGCTGCAACGTCGCCAACTGGGAGTGCGTGCGCGCCTCGTCCTACGTCTACACCGACGACCCGATGACCGACGCCCAGGCCAAGGCCTACTCCGACCAGGGCTTCGAGATCGGCACGCACGTCACCACCAACTGCACCCCCTGGGGCACCCCCGCCGACCTGCAGAACATCTACACCACCCAGATCGGCGCCTGGAAGGCCAAGTATCCCTCGCTGCCCAACCCGGACAGCACCCGCACCCACTGCGTCGAGTGGGACGACTGGGCGACCCAGGCCAAGACCAAGCTCGCCAACGGCATCCGGCTGGACACCGACTACTACTACTACCCGTCCAGCTTCGTGCAGGACCGGCCCGGCTACTTCAACGGCACCGGCCTGCCGATGAAGTACGCGGACAGTGACGGCAGCACCATCAACGAGTACCAGGCCACCACCCAGCTCACCGACGAGTCCGGCCAGTCCATGCCGGCCACCGTCAACACGCTGCTGGACAACGCCTACAACACCAAGGGCTACTACACCGTCCTGACCGCCAACATCCACACCGACTACGCCGCCTCCACCGCCTCCGACCAGGTCGTCGCCTCGGCCAAGGCGCACGGCACCCCGGTGGTCTCCGGCCGCCAGCTGCTGAACTGGCTGGACGCCCGCAACGGCTCCGCGTTCTCCGGCATGGCCTGGAACAGCAACGCGCTGAGCTTCAGCATCACCGGCGGCGCCAACGGCCTGCGCGCCATGGTCCCGCTCACCTCCTCGGTCGGCACGCTGACCGGCATCAAGCAGGGCGCCACCGCCGTCAACTACCGCATCGAGACCATCCACGGCATCGCCTACGCCTTCTTCGACGGCAACGTCGGCTCCTACACCGCGACGTACGGCATGGACACCACCCCGCCGACCGTCACCGGCTCGGTGCCCGCCAACGGCGCCACCGGCGTCGCGGCCACCGCCCCGGTGAAGGCCTCGTTCAGCGAGCCCGTCCAGGCGAGCACCGTCAACGGCACCAACGTCACCCTGAAGACCACCGCCGGCGCCACCGCGGTGCCCGGCACCGTCGCCCTGGACGCGGCCACCAACACCGTCACCTTCACCCCGACCGCCGCGCTCTCGCTCAGCACCGGCTACACGCTGAGCGTCGCCAACGTGAAGGACCTGGCCGGCAACACCCAGGCCGCGGCCTACACCGCCGCCTTCACCACCGCCGGCGCGCCACCGCAGACCATCGGCAACAACGCGGTCGGCACCCAGCTCGACGACACCGACTCCAACCACCTCAACGGATCAAAGATCACCACCGGGGCCGCCGCCATCGCGCTGACCTCGCTCAACGTGCACACCGGGCAGGCCAGCGCGGCGCCCAACAACCAGTTCCAGATCGCCGTCTACAGCGACAACGCCGGCTCGCCCGACGCCCTGCTGGCCACCAGTTCGGCCGGCACGCTGAACGCCAACGCCTGGAGCAGCGCGCCGATCACCTACACGCTGGCCCCCAACACCACCTACTGGCTGGTCTACAACTCCAACGGCACCAGCTCCACCGTCAACAACATGCACTACAGCTCGGGCCCGGCCGGCTCGGGCGTCTACAGCAGCGCCTCGGTCCCGTTCGGGACCTTCCCGGCCGCCTTCGGCACCGCCGTGAAGGACAACCTGGTGTACTCGCTGTACGGCACCTACTGA
- a CDS encoding alpha/beta fold hydrolase, with protein MSSRSRIPGIVTTDHVFRVPLDHGAPGGESIEVYAREVVAAGREHDELPWLVYLQGGPGGKANRPTGRDGWLDRALDDYRVLLLDQRGTGRSTPANRQTLARRGDARQQAEYLAHFRADSIVRDAELIRRQLLGEDGEWSLLGQSFGGFCTLTYLSLAPEHLREAFVTGGLAGLRRSADEVYRAAYPRVARKNAGHYARFPQDVAAVRRIAAHLVERPAALPGNGTLTVQAFQALGILLGGGSGSCVLHYLLEEAWVEGADGPELSDTFLAGAQSHLSFAQNPLYAVLHESIYGQRSVDAGATDWAAERVRKEFPGFDAEAALAGDGPVLLTGEMIHPWMFETDPALRPLRETAQLLAERTDWPDLYDLPRLASNQVPVYAAVYHDDMYVDTAHSLETADAVAGTRVWVTNEWEHDGVRTSGRTVLDRLIRMARGEV; from the coding sequence ATGTCCTCCCGCAGCCGCATCCCCGGAATCGTCACCACCGACCACGTCTTCCGGGTGCCGCTGGACCACGGTGCCCCCGGTGGCGAGTCGATCGAGGTCTACGCCCGCGAGGTGGTGGCCGCCGGACGCGAGCACGACGAGCTGCCGTGGCTGGTGTACCTGCAGGGCGGCCCCGGTGGGAAGGCGAACCGCCCGACGGGCCGGGACGGCTGGCTGGACCGGGCGCTCGACGACTACCGGGTGCTGCTGCTGGACCAGCGCGGCACCGGCCGCTCCACCCCCGCCAACCGGCAGACCCTGGCCCGGCGCGGCGACGCCCGACAGCAGGCCGAGTACCTGGCGCACTTCCGGGCCGACTCGATCGTCCGGGACGCCGAGCTGATCCGCCGTCAGCTGCTCGGTGAGGACGGCGAGTGGAGCCTGCTGGGGCAGAGCTTCGGCGGCTTCTGCACCCTGACCTACCTCTCGCTGGCCCCGGAGCACCTGCGCGAGGCCTTCGTCACCGGCGGCCTGGCCGGCCTGCGCCGCTCGGCGGACGAGGTCTACCGCGCGGCCTACCCGCGCGTCGCCCGCAAGAACGCCGGCCACTACGCCCGCTTCCCCCAGGACGTGGCGGCGGTACGGCGAATCGCGGCGCACCTGGTCGAGCGGCCCGCGGCCCTGCCGGGCAACGGCACGCTGACCGTGCAGGCGTTCCAGGCGCTGGGCATCCTGCTGGGCGGCGGCTCCGGCTCCTGCGTCCTGCACTACCTGCTGGAGGAGGCCTGGGTGGAGGGCGCGGACGGACCCGAGCTCTCCGACACCTTCCTGGCCGGGGCGCAGTCGCACCTGTCCTTCGCCCAGAACCCCCTGTACGCCGTCCTGCACGAGTCGATCTACGGGCAGCGCTCGGTCGACGCCGGGGCCACCGACTGGGCGGCGGAACGGGTGCGCAAGGAGTTCCCCGGGTTCGACGCCGAGGCGGCGCTGGCCGGGGACGGGCCGGTGCTGCTGACCGGCGAGATGATCCACCCCTGGATGTTCGAGACCGACCCGGCGCTGCGGCCGCTGCGCGAGACGGCGCAGCTGCTGGCGGAGCGCACCGACTGGCCCGACCTGTACGACCTGCCGCGCCTGGCGTCGAACCAGGTGCCGGTGTACGCGGCGGTGTACCACGACGACATGTACGTGGACACGGCGCACTCGCTGGAGACCGCGGACGCGGTGGCCGGTACCCGGGTCTGGGTCACCAACGAGTGGGAGCACGACGGTGTGCGGACCAGTGGCCGGACGGTGCTGGACCGGCTGATCCGGATGGCGCGCGGCGAGGTCTAG
- a CDS encoding carbohydrate ABC transporter permease: MPTDPRLAGPALHLADSLWQDAAIKFGNTAGAVLGFLGVLLAVFFAAGRATGRFSRPLAVALMLGPAAVLLLTGLVVPLLRTVYLSFYDADSAKFVGGKNYGWAATSSPIHDVLLNTLLWLVVAPIAATGLGLLLALLVDRMRGQAVYKSLVFMPMAVSLVAASIIFKLVYESRGSGQNQVGLLSQLAVAVGWDDPPNWILSQPLNNFLLMGVMVWVQTGFAMVVLSAAIKAIPDEITEAARLDGASGVRLFLHVTVPMIRTTLVVVLTTIMIITLKAFDIVRTMTGGNFGTQVLANEMYSQSFEQYNIGRGSALAVILFLAVAPLVVYNIALLRKERATR; the protein is encoded by the coding sequence ATGCCCACCGATCCCCGGCTCGCCGGGCCGGCGCTCCACCTCGCCGACTCGCTGTGGCAGGACGCGGCGATCAAGTTCGGCAACACCGCGGGCGCCGTCCTGGGCTTCCTCGGCGTGCTGCTCGCCGTGTTCTTCGCGGCCGGCCGCGCCACCGGACGCTTCTCCCGGCCGCTGGCCGTCGCCCTGATGCTCGGCCCGGCGGCCGTCCTGCTGCTCACCGGCCTGGTGGTGCCGCTGCTGCGCACCGTCTACCTGAGCTTCTACGACGCCGACTCCGCGAAGTTCGTCGGCGGGAAGAACTACGGCTGGGCGGCGACCAGTTCGCCGATCCACGACGTGCTGCTGAACACCCTGCTCTGGCTGGTCGTCGCACCGATCGCGGCCACCGGGCTCGGCCTGCTGCTGGCCCTGCTGGTCGACCGGATGCGCGGCCAGGCGGTCTACAAGTCGCTGGTCTTCATGCCGATGGCGGTCTCGCTGGTGGCCGCCTCGATCATCTTCAAGCTGGTGTACGAGTCGCGCGGCAGCGGGCAGAACCAGGTCGGCCTGCTCAGCCAACTCGCCGTCGCGGTCGGCTGGGACGACCCGCCGAACTGGATCCTGAGCCAGCCGCTGAACAACTTCCTGCTGATGGGCGTCATGGTCTGGGTGCAGACCGGCTTCGCCATGGTGGTGCTGTCCGCCGCGATCAAGGCCATCCCGGACGAGATCACCGAGGCCGCCCGGCTCGACGGCGCCTCCGGGGTGCGGCTGTTCCTGCACGTCACGGTGCCGATGATCCGCACCACGCTGGTGGTGGTGCTCACCACCATCATGATCATCACGCTGAAGGCCTTCGACATCGTCCGCACCATGACCGGCGGCAACTTCGGCACCCAGGTGCTGGCCAACGAGATGTACTCGCAGAGCTTCGAGCAGTACAACATCGGCCGCGGCAGCGCCCTCGCGGTGATCCTCTTCCTCGCGGTGGCCCCCCTGGTGGTCTACAACATCGCCCTGCTGCGCAAGGAGCGTGCGACCCGATGA
- a CDS encoding ribonuclease HII, producing the protein MPYDPPTHTVERSLHQAGARLVVGLDEVGRGAWAGPVMVGAAVTGLRRPPEGLTDSKLLTERRRTALAPVLAEWVTAHAIGAASARECDDLGMTAALRLAAVRALEALPVRPDAVILDGKHDYLGGPWKVRTVIKGDQSCVCVSAASVLAKVRRDALMAELGADHPEFAFGENAGYPSPTHRAALEELGPTEHHRLSWSYLDALPRWSHLKRSRVPVDTGEQLSLGF; encoded by the coding sequence ATGCCCTACGACCCCCCGACGCACACGGTCGAGCGCTCCCTGCACCAGGCCGGGGCCCGCCTGGTGGTCGGGTTGGACGAGGTCGGCCGGGGCGCCTGGGCCGGGCCGGTCATGGTCGGCGCGGCCGTCACCGGACTGCGCCGCCCGCCCGAGGGGCTGACCGACTCCAAGCTGCTCACCGAGCGGCGCCGGACCGCGCTCGCCCCGGTCCTGGCGGAGTGGGTGACGGCGCACGCGATCGGCGCCGCCTCCGCCCGGGAGTGCGACGACCTCGGCATGACCGCCGCGCTCCGGCTGGCCGCCGTCCGCGCCCTGGAGGCGCTCCCGGTGCGGCCCGACGCGGTGATCCTGGACGGCAAGCACGACTACCTGGGCGGCCCCTGGAAGGTCCGCACCGTGATCAAGGGCGACCAGTCCTGCGTCTGCGTCTCCGCCGCCTCGGTGCTGGCGAAGGTCCGGCGGGACGCGCTGATGGCCGAACTCGGGGCGGACCACCCGGAGTTCGCCTTCGGGGAGAACGCCGGCTACCCCTCGCCCACGCACCGCGCCGCCCTGGAGGAACTCGGCCCCACCGAGCACCACCGGCTCTCCTGGTCCTACCTGGACGCGCTGCCGCGCTGGAGCCACCTCAAGCGCTCGCGCGTCCCGGTCGACACCGGCGAGCAACTCTCCCTGGGCTTCTGA